Proteins encoded together in one Musa acuminata AAA Group cultivar baxijiao chromosome BXJ3-6, Cavendish_Baxijiao_AAA, whole genome shotgun sequence window:
- the LOC135641016 gene encoding F-box protein 7-like isoform X1 has translation MANSSIRSEFWNCNAADCVFKGDYVLTQDQASLRYTLLRMELGLGGTAVGANNRLDLLKLVTTGVNKSEVNDHGDYMLRIVEGWEENETHDPDVPAISHSRGLTPFVFVPFEEVLLPIEGFIP, from the exons ATGGCAAATTCCTCTATAAGGTCTGAGTTCTGGAACTGTAATGCG GCTGATTGTGTCTTCAAAGGTGACTATGTTTTAACCCAAGACCAGGCTA GCTTGCGATATACTCTGCTAAGGATGGAACTCGG GCTCGGAGGTACAGCTGTGGGGGCGAACAATCGGCTTGATCTCTTGAAACTTGTTACGACTGGTGTAAATAAAAGTGAGGTGAATGATCATGGAGATTATATGCTTAGAATTGTGGAAGGTTGGGAAGAAAATGAGACACATGATCCAGATGTGCCTGCTATTTCACACAGCAGGGGTTTGACACCCTTTGTGTTTGTTCCATTTGAAGAGGTACTACTGCCTATAGAAGGTTTTATTCCCTAA
- the LOC135641016 gene encoding F-box protein 7-like isoform X2 yields MANSSIRSEFWNCNAADCVFKGLRYTLLRMELGLGGTAVGANNRLDLLKLVTTGVNKSEVNDHGDYMLRIVEGWEENETHDPDVPAISHSRGLTPFVFVPFEEVLLPIEGFIP; encoded by the exons ATGGCAAATTCCTCTATAAGGTCTGAGTTCTGGAACTGTAATGCG GCTGATTGTGTCTTCAAAG GCTTGCGATATACTCTGCTAAGGATGGAACTCGG GCTCGGAGGTACAGCTGTGGGGGCGAACAATCGGCTTGATCTCTTGAAACTTGTTACGACTGGTGTAAATAAAAGTGAGGTGAATGATCATGGAGATTATATGCTTAGAATTGTGGAAGGTTGGGAAGAAAATGAGACACATGATCCAGATGTGCCTGCTATTTCACACAGCAGGGGTTTGACACCCTTTGTGTTTGTTCCATTTGAAGAGGTACTACTGCCTATAGAAGGTTTTATTCCCTAA
- the LOC135641016 gene encoding F-box protein 7-like isoform X3 — translation MTNAYKSPLLMKSSGAEANYRIVQSLYDGSWRKMWFQRPRIRNDGLYVSRNTYIRTGVAEWEVTNPVHVVCHCRHLRFYPNGKFLYKISLHQRLIVSSKACDILC, via the exons ATGACTAATGCTTACAAGTCCCCCCTGCTTATGAAGAGTTCTGGAGCAGAGGCAAATTACAGAATTGTCCAGTCCTTGTATGATGGTTCTTGGAGGAAAATGTGGTTTCAGAGACCAAGAATTAGAAACGATG GTCTCTATGTTAGCCGAAACACCTACATTCGTACAGGGGTTGCAGAGTGGGAAGTGACAAATCCTGTCCACGTG GTCTGTCACTGCCGGCACTTGAGATTTTATCCAAATGGCAAATTCCTCTATAAG ATATCTTTGCATCAAAGGCTGATTGTGTCTTCAAAG GCTTGCGATATACTCTGCTAA
- the LOC135641016 gene encoding F-box protein 7-like isoform X4 has protein sequence MTNAYKSPLLMKSSGAEANYRIVQSLYDGSWRKMWFQRPRIRNDGLYVSRNTYIRTGVAEWEVTNPVHVVCHCRHLRFYPNGKFLYKISLHQRLIVSSKVTMF, from the exons ATGACTAATGCTTACAAGTCCCCCCTGCTTATGAAGAGTTCTGGAGCAGAGGCAAATTACAGAATTGTCCAGTCCTTGTATGATGGTTCTTGGAGGAAAATGTGGTTTCAGAGACCAAGAATTAGAAACGATG GTCTCTATGTTAGCCGAAACACCTACATTCGTACAGGGGTTGCAGAGTGGGAAGTGACAAATCCTGTCCACGTG GTCTGTCACTGCCGGCACTTGAGATTTTATCCAAATGGCAAATTCCTCTATAAG ATATCTTTGCATCAAAGGCTGATTGTGTCTTCAAAGGTGACTATGTTTTAA
- the LOC135641015 gene encoding acetyltransferase At1g77540-like, producing the protein MAKRADGDSSTVKEARPPVIVWNKERERFETEDKEAFLQYHLRDVGLVAAAANSSDNPEQEKRKGAAVVMDMVHTYVPRSKRGMGLAALLCDAAFAHAQCHSMLVIPTCSYISDTYLPRNPAWKSLVCNGEPKSSM; encoded by the exons ATGGCGAAGAGGGCGGACGGCGATTCCTCAACGGTGAAGGAGGCTCGGCCGCCGGTGATCGTGTGGAACAAGGAAAGGGAGAGATTTGAGACGGAGGACAAAGAAGCCTTCCTCCAATACCACCTCAGAGACGTTGGCCTCGTGGCGGCGGCCGCGAACAGCAGCGACAATCCCGagcaggagaagaggaagggggcgGCGGTGGTGATGGACATGGTGCATACCTACGTGCCGAGGAGCAAGCGGGGGATGGGCCTCGCCGCCCTCCTCTGTGACGCCGCCTTCGCTCACGCCCAGTGCCACTCCATGCTCGTCATCCCCACCTGCTCCTATATCTCC GATACTTATCTTCCTCGAAACCCTGCGTGGAAGTCTCTGGTATGCAATGGGGAGCCAAAATCAAGCATGTAA